One window from the genome of Anticarsia gemmatalis isolate Benzon Research Colony breed Stoneville strain chromosome 8, ilAntGemm2 primary, whole genome shotgun sequence encodes:
- the rempA gene encoding intraflagellar transport protein rempA: MTLYIDTKLSFTDGNVVSTVGSWHPSLPLLAVGSYNQEKGGFVTIFQETGFPLEGCEWPILLSNQVTALAWHPTRRLLVVGWDGGELYIWLEYSWARLEAPHNAALTTVAFSQGGGRLLASDAAGSLSGWQSSSGAPLTSFHHQLGDVITHITFCTPRASSETSIRGLARAAVAGDENALDALAAWRPRTTARMREGAQPDNHSCYAAQDNGAILYIDHNGACSEVLNAPGNIIFMGIISNIYLLVAWESGGALSLTRFIMSDDGSLMTDTHVRMAARNGQCIELAGNFYVAVITGDNLIRIWDSDTGDNDVLPNEKEEIVAGDIFTSISYSNLSDTLCCGTSQGNLYLWRRDHRNNWKLISSTSVKGTVKEVSWGSEGLMNPLLHVNCITSAFVLREQPVCWGYSPNLHMVQKSANEIALTHKSNATVMINTTITVRAFAFKDQYIALGDGKEVQIWMCSKDNELKFSLIRTFSWKTDVLIIYNDVLVGVVNPHIECYSVSGTSLGILPSTEGEGEPIGVTNTSKFIVIATMDGTLKLAEVTKKGLRMPYPPKNCYQMIEDFGEVMRASVNCTGRYICLSIANAGLAPDPRLYLWDVANDVITNTLISDNTTPPYQSVPIAIIWDTNDPRIVAVHMRSAELDRIHLFLCHEGALYEYKNWCSSTEDYFMTDFMLCSLQTPYVVILSQQNIKKILIHEFEDVTEHDSATVRQVLDFLYYMTIGYLEKAVVVGTSLSGGKNSVIWDSLAKVCVARKRPDVGAVCLGKMGNIKGALMMRKVMSDNNMDDICKVAVLAVNLGMIEEAEELFREAHRPDLITRLISAKEGGLNEITNGSHEGENILLIKSAQHKLAKVLWSNGETVASLKLFENAGTLVPHVPRMLVAQGQSPILAQYVANSNDTNLIMWWGHYLESIGELDGALESYARANDFGEQTRLLCHMDRIEEAEKLCQKNRSSLYQMARYLEMQPDKTESAVKMYIKCGAVSSAIRVAAEASAWHLVWRAGSTTPTHALHAASILENAGQTEQAIALYQKAGKVHMALKLALSSGDTNAIVAAVEALGDKVDPELANTLATHLRKANQHSHAAALLATAGKYEEALDIVEQLPTPLTEELSERLAAPAGTSGRDALLRRLADVLGARGLYHQAAKRLAHAGDKAGAMRWLMRSGDADRIATFAAATRERGAQLMAADYLRRRAAWRTRPDLMRHILHFYTRAKAYGKLAAFYAECAKMEVDEYDNYDKALEALKEAIKCLAKSSDTDTGAQTTALQEQSALVKRYVDIKKMLESGEINPGVTAGQQLLRAVSGRPGLITEEKLLRLLLQYAPNHAEAPRFENQLQALQKQPEDESLSPESTDQSIEEIV; this comes from the exons atgaCTTTATATATTGATACAAAACTTAGTTTCACTGATGGAAATGTAGTTTCTACTGTGGGTTCGTGGCATCCGTCTTTGCCTCTGTTAGCTGTAGGATCTTATAACCAAGAAAAAGGAGGATTTGTAACAATATTCCAAGAAACA ggaTTTCCTTTAGAAGGATGTGAGTGGCCAATTTTATTATCCAACCAAGTAACAGCACTTGCATGGCACCCAACAAGGCGATTACTAGTAGTTGGATGGGATGGAGGTGAACTATATATTTGGCTGGAATACTCCTGGGCTCGTTTAGAAGCCCCTCACAATGCAGCCTTGACTACAGTGGCTTTCAGTCAAGGCGGAGGCAGACTGCTGGCTTCAGATGCTGCTGGCTCTCTATCTGGCTGGCAATCTAGCTCAGGTGCCCCATTGACTTCATTTCATCACCAACTTGGTGATGTTATCACACATATTACATTCTGCACTCCTCGGGCAAGCTCTGAGACTTCAATCAGAGGATTAGCTCGTGCAGCAGTTGCTGGCGATGAGAATGCGTTAGATGCTCTTGCTGCGTGGAGACCAAGGACAACAGCTAGAATGAGAGAAGGTGCACAGCCAGATAATCATTCCTGCTATGCTGCTCAAGATAATGGAGCTATTTTATATATAGACCACAATGGGGCTTGTTCTGAAGTACTAAATGCACCAGGAAACATAATATTCATGGGTATTATAAGTAACATCTATTTATTAGTTGCATGGGAATCTGGTGGAGCTCTAAGCTTAACTAGGTTTATTATGTCTGATGATGGTTCTTTAATGACAGACACTCATGTACGAATGGCAGCTAGAAATGGTCAATGTATAGAACTTGCTGGTAACTTTTATGTAGCTGTGATCACTGGAGACAATCTTATAAGAATATGGGATAGTGATACTGGTGACAATGATGTATTACCTAATGAAAAGGAGGAAATAGTTGCTGGAGACATCTTCACTAGCATTAGCTACAGTAATTTGAGTGATACTTTGTGCTGTGGCACATCACAAGGCAATTTATACTTATGGAGGAGGGACCATAGGAATAATTGGAAGCTTATTAGTAGTACCTCCGTTAAAGGTACTGTTAAGGAAGTCAGTTGGGGATCAGAAGGTTTGATGAATCCGTTACTACATGTAAACTGTATCACAAGTGCATTTGTGCTTCGTGAACAGCCTGTGTGTTGGGGATACTCTCCTAATCTACACATGGTGCAGAAATCTGCCAATGAAATTGCCCTCACTCATAAAAGTAATGCAACTGTTATGATAAACACTACCATCACAGTCAGAGCTTTTGCTTTTAAAGATCAATACATTGCCCTAGGAGATGGTAAAGAAGTTCAG atttgGATGTGCAGCAAGGACAATGAATTAAAATTCTCTCTGATTCGTACTTTCTCATGGAAAACAGATGTCCTCATCATCTATAATGATGTTTTAGTTGGTGTAGTTAATCCCCATATAGAATGCTACTCTGTATCTGGTACAAGTCTGGGTATACTACCCAGTACTGAAGGGGAAGGGGAACCTATTGGTGTAACAAACACCAGCAAGTTCATTGTCATAGCAACCATGGATGGCACACTTAAACTAGCTGAAGTTACAAAAAAAGGCCTCAGAATGCCTTATCCTCCAAAGAATTGCTACCAAATGATCGAAGATTTTGGCGAAGTTATGCGAGCTTCAGTGAATTGTACTGGGCGATACATATGCCTCAGTATCGCCAATGCTGGATTAGCCCCTGATCCTAGGCTTTATCTGTGGGATGTCGCCAATGATGTAATAACAAACACACTAATTTCTGATAACACTACTCCTCCATATCAAAGTGTCCCAATAGCCATAATATGGGACACTAACGACCCGAGAATAGTAGCAGTTCATATGAGATCGGCTGAATTAGATCGCATACACCTGTTTCTCTGCCACGAAGGCGCCCTCTACGAGTACAAAAACTGGTGCTCCTCTACAGAAGATTATTTTATGACCGATTTTATGTTATGCTCTTTGCAAACACCCTATGTCGTTATTTTATcgcaacaaaatatcaaaaaaatattaatacacgaaTTTGAAGACGTCACTGAACATGATTCTGCTACCGTGAGGCAGGTGTTGGATTTTCTATACTATATGACAATAGGTTATTTAGAAAAAGCTGTTGTAGTCGGCACCAGTCTATCAGGTGGTAAAAACTCCGTTATTTGGGATAGCCTAGCTAAAGTTTGCGTTGCCCGAAAGCGACCCGATGTAGGGGCAGTATGTTTAGGCAAAATGGGAAATATAAAAGGTGCTTTGATGATGCGTAAAGTAATGAGCGACAATAATATGGACGATATTTGTAAAGTCGCGGTACTGGCCGTAAATCTCGGAATGATCGAGGAAGCTGAGGAATTATTTCGAGAAGCTCACCGACCAGATTTAATAACACGACTGATATCTGCAAAGGAGGGTGGCTTAAACGAAATTACAAATGGAAGCCACGAAGGGGAAAACATTCTGCTGATAAAAAGCGCTCAGCATAAGTTAGCAAAGGTCCTTTGGTCTAACGGGGAGACGGTAGCGTCCCTAAAGTTGTTCGAGAATGCAGGTACTCTAGTTCCCCATGTGCCTAGAATGTTGGTGGCTCAGGGACAATCCCCTATATTGGCGCAATATGTTGCCAACTCTAATGATACAAATCTGATAATGTGGTGGGGTCACTACTTGGAAAGTATTGGTGAACTGGATGGCGCCTTGGAGTCTTACGCCCGGGCTAATGATTTTGGTGAACAGACACGTTTATTGTGTCATATGGACAGGATTGAAGAAGCTGAAAAACTTTGTCAGAAAAACCGTTCGTCTTTGTATCAAATGGCACGGTATTTAGAAATGCAGCCAGATAAGACGGAAAGTGCGGTAAAG ATGTATATCAAGTGCGGAGCTGTTTCGTCTGCTATTCGAGTTGCAGCCGAAGCTAGCGCGTGGCACCTTGTGTGGCGTGCTGGATCTACGACACCGACGCACGCGTTACACGCAGCCAGTATACTTGAAAATGCTGGACAAACTGAACAAGCTATTGCTTTGTATCAAAAAGCAG gaAAAGTGCACATGGCTTTAAAACTAGCACTTAGCAGTGGGGATACCAACGCAATAGTCGCTGCTGTTGAAGCACTTGGTGACAAGGTGGACCCTGAACTCGCGAATACTTTAGCTACACATTTGAGAAAGGCAAACCAACATTCACATGCTGCCGCCTTGTTAGCTACTGCCGGAAag TACGAAGAAGCGTTAGACATTGTGGAGCAGCTACCCACGCCTTTGACAGAGGAGTTGAGCGAGAGACTGGCGGCGCCGGCAGGCACGAGTGGTCGTGATGCACTCCTGCGACGGCTGGCCGACGTGCTGGGCGCGAGGGGACTTTACCACCAAGCTGCAAAACGACTCGCACATGCCGGAGATAAA GCAGGAGCGATGCGTTGGTTGATGCGGTCGGGTGACGCGGACCGCATCGCGACGTTCGCAGCGGCCACACGAGAGCGCGGCGCTCAGCTCATGGCGGCGGACTACCTgcggcgccgcgccgcctgGCGCACCCGCCCCGACCTCATGCGACACATTCTACACTTCTACACCAGAGCCAAGGCCTACGGGAAACTCGCCGCTTTCTATGCAGAGTGCGCTAAGATGGAAGTCGATGAGTATGAT AATTATGATAAAGCTCTAGAAGCCCTGAAGGAAGCCATCAAGTGTTTAGCGAAGTCTTCAGACACAGATACAG GAGCCCAAACAACTGCCCTTCAAGAACAAAGCGCACTTGTGAAACGTTACGTGGATATTAAGAAAATGTTAGAGTCTGGAGAAATAAATCCag GTGTTACAGCTGGGCAACAACTTCTGCGAGCCGTGAGTGGTCGACCTGGATTGATCACCGAAGAAAAGCTTCTACGTTTGCTGCTACAGTATGCACCTAACCATGCGGAAGCACCTC GATTTGAAAACCAATTACAAGCTTTGCAAAAACAACCTGAAGATGAGAGCTTGAGTCCCGAGTCGACTGATCAGAGTATTGAAGAAATTGTTTAA
- the nbs gene encoding nibrin, whose amino-acid sequence MWYLTSENDSRVIYVVSPTQEITIGRSTDNQVCNFAIPDDPSISRKHATLSITEHSLFLVDLGSRYGTFINDSTDKVEINTNIRLKENDIVKFGKMNSIWRVSSICLYTCTSTLKGENLHKLKLILNQIGGMLKNEWDDTCNYLTMPAITLTIKVVLALVQGSHIVTTEFWSQFAESVKNFSAMPDPQKFTPQVVESTLNKEAVSFMPDSRRRSLFEDMKFVFFSRRQFELYKPVLIRSGATPLILGECKMSVSMLCEANVIVIQYVSSGATQETQTQRNQINDIVAQLKNKGKRVIADAEIGLAILYCSTKKYCNPNFSFTSEVVKQDAGPLSKKPNVLAQESQEPTFIKQEKENVRINETYASDDKQDADKLAAKRKLSEFTSEIQFNPNKKVATVCYVANVSNESNKRRLSDEETSSNLSKKMALENNDQGSSNSSEDILAVKDKSDDMFNFISSISTNNENKTKKLNLSRPQKRKVDASRDDEDLFNFVKKDDDSIEPEGESSKQNMFSSNKILKADNTDTPYVRNSVTITPEDISAMRGVKLKELMESNTMINSSPVEEFKVKKEQNDDLEDKMGGLDLGNTIVITCTNLIVKKEPFKIEPDTTTSCSVKNFKKFKKVWPVKSQVTVIHTMSMNLVDSDDTNTYSVAF is encoded by the coding sequence ATGTGGTATTTGACATCAGAAAATGATAGTCGTGTTATTTACGTTGTTTCGCCCACTCAGGAGATCACTATAGGACGTAGTACCGATAACCAAGTATGCAACTTTGCAATACCTGATGATCCTTCAATAAGCAGAAAACATGCCACTCTGTCGATAACTGAACACAGTTTGTTTTTGGTCGATCTGGGGTCTAGATACGGGACTTTTATCAATGATTCTACTGACAAGGTTgaaattaatactaatattagaCTTAAGGAAAATGATATTGTTAAGTTTGGTAAGATGAATAGTATATGGAGAGTTAGTAGTATTTGTTTGTATACATGTACCTCTACTCTAAAAGGAGAGAATCTGCATAAGTTAAAACTGATTTTGAATCAAATTGGTGGGATGTTGAAGAATGAGTGGGATGACACTTGTAATTACCTAACTATGCCAGCTATCACCTTGACTATCAAAGTTGTGTTAGCACTAGTGCAAGGGTCACATATAGTTACAACTGAATTTTGGTCACAGTTTGCTGAAagtgttaagaatttctcagcaATGCCTGACCCACAAAAGTTCACCCCTCAAGTAGTGGAGTCTACTTTGAATAAAGAAGCTGTATCATTCATGCCAGATTCAAGAAGAAGGTCATTGTTTGAGGACATGAAGTTTGTCTTTTTCTCAAGGAGACAGTTTGAACTGTATAAACCAGTGCTGATCAGAAGTGGTGCTACACCATTGATTTTAGGGGAGTGTAAAATGAGTGTTTCTATGCTTTGTGAAGCCAATGTGATTGTTATTCAGTATGTTTCAAGTGGTGCAACCCAGGAAACCCAAACTCAGAGGAATCAAATCAATGACATTGTAGCTCAACTAAAGAATAAAGGCAAAAGAGTCATTGCTGATGCTGAAATTGGACTtgcaatattgtattgttctacaaaaaaatactgtaaccCTAATTTCAGCTTTACATCAGAAGTGGTGAAACAAGATGCAGGACCACTTTCAAAGAAACCTAATGTCTTAGCTCAAGAATCGCAAGAGCCCACTTTTATtaaacaagaaaaagaaaatgtgaGAATTAATGAGACTTATGCTTCTGATGACAAACAAGATGCAGATAAACTGGCTGCGAAGAGGAAATTAAGTGAATTCACAAGTGAAATACAGTTCAATCCCAACAAAAAGGTGGCTACTGTCTGCTATGTGGCTAATGTTTcaaatgaaagtaataaaagaaGACTTTCAGATGAAGAAACAAGTTCCAATCTTTCCAAAAAAATGGCTCTTGAAAACAATGACCAAGGCTCCTCCAATTCATCTGAAGATATACTTGCTGTCAAAGACAAGTCTGATgacatgtttaattttatcagtTCTATTTCAactaacaatgaaaataaaactaaaaaattgAATCTATCTAGACCACAGAAAAGAAAAGTAGATGCATCAAGGGATGATGAGGATTTGTTCAACTTTGTTAAAAAAGATGATGATTCCATAGAACCAGAAGGTGAGTCatctaaacaaaatatgtttagttcaaataaaatcCTAAAAGCTGATAACACAGACACTCCCTATGTGAGGAACAGTGTTACAATTACACCTGAAGACATATCAGCTATGAGAGGAGTGAAACTAAAGGAGTTGATGGAGAGTAATACAATGATTAATAGCTCACCAGTAGAGGAGTTTAAGGTGAAGAAAGAGCAGAATGATGACCTTGAAGATAAAATGGGAGGCCTGGATTTGGGCAATACTATTGTTATAACTTGCACTAATCTGATTGTAAAGAAAGAACCATTTAAAATTGAGCCAGATACTACTACTTCATGTTCTGttaaaaacttcaaaaagtTTAAGAAAGTGTGGCCAGTTAAGTCACAGGTGACTGTGATACACACTATGTCAATGAATCTTGTTGACTCAGATGATACAAATACATATTCTGTTGCATTTTAg
- the LOC142974811 gene encoding ribosomal L1 domain-containing protein CG13096-like, whose product MVSAKKNVPPKKRNNIQKSAKVGKLKTKKPKTAQIVQAVTESPKTAKQVKPNIETKVSPNKKVKYTMPSKAITEDLVDSCLSALIDIAVCDQEKHKNFIFEDDKPIFAEIHCMKIQNTRGNIKFLLPNSTISSTGEVCLVTPDIKKGRKHDHEPTIDRWEEILRKAGVTQVKTILPVRQLRVEYDQFELKRRLLTQHDFIMVDTRVLNHVSHLMGKMFFKKHNMLIPVRMDEEKDVKKYIDIGLRTAVMRLNEGETATITVGHSSMSRDKIKENIMALVQQLKTKYPGGEANIRAISIKLPLSISLPIYLTLRPSSTVRPPKLTQKRPKHYTVLEDDLSTRPGHKVRVAPDGNVQLAKPKKIQKVRTIKEDEEKSDEENENDGSESEEEAESDASE is encoded by the exons ATGGTGTCTGCTAAAAAAAATGTGCCACCTAAGAAAAGGAATAACATTCAGAAATCGGCAAAAGTTGGTAAACTTAAAACAAAGAAGCCAAAAACCGCTCAAATTGTTCAAGCAGTAACTGAAAGCCCTAAAACAGCAAAACAAGTAAAGCctaatattgaaacaaaagtctcgccaaataaaaaagttaaatatacaaTGCCTTCGAAGGCCATAACTGAAGACCTTGTTGACTCCTGCTTGAGCGCTTTAATTGATATTGCTGTATGTGATCAAGAAAAGCATAAAAACTTTATCTTTGAAGACGACAAACCAATATTTGCTGAAATTCATTgcatgaaaatacaaaataccaGAGGCAACATAAAGTT CTTACTACCTAACAGCACAATCTCATCAACCGGAGAGGTATGCCTTGTTACTCCTGATATCAAAAAAGGCAGAAAGCATGACCATGAACCTACAATAGACCGTTGGGaagaaatattaagaaaagCAGGTGTGACTCAA GTAAAGACTATACTCCCAGTCCGTCAGCTGAGAGTAGAATATGATCAGTTTGAACTTAAACGCAGGCTGTTAACTCAGCATGACTTCATAATGGTAGACACAAGGGTCCTCAATCACGTGTCACATCTGATGGGCAAAATGTTTTTCAAGAAACACAATATGTTAATACCAGTAAGAATGGATGAAGAGAAAGATGTTAAGAAATATATTGATATAGGACTTCGCACAGCAGTCATGCGTTTAAATGAAGGGGAAACTGCCACAATCACTGTAGGGCATTCGTCTATGTCACGAgacaaaattaaagaaaatataatggCCTTAGTTCAACAACTGAAGACCAAATATCCTGGTGGAGAAGCCAATATCAGAGCTATTTCAATTAAGTTGCCATTGTCTATATCACTTCCAATATACCTCACATTGC GCCCATCAAGCACAGTTAGGCCACCAAAACTAACCCAGAAGAGACCTAAACATTACACTGTATTGGAAGATGATTTGTCCACAAGACCCGGCCATAAGGTCAGGGTTGCTCCCGATGGAAATGTTCAATTGGCAAAACCAAAGAAGATCCAGAAAGTCAG GACAATTAAAGAGGATGAAGAAAAATCTGATGAAGAAAATGAGAATGACGGATCAGAATCAGAGGAAGAGGCAGAATCAGATGCATCTGAATag